The genomic region GAGCCGTGCCAACGCGGCGATCGGGAGCAGCGGGAGTTCCGAGGCCTGGATCGGCCGCTTCAGTTGGTAGCCGGCGGCGAAGGCGCAGGCGTCCCGCCAGGGATGGTCCGGCGTCCGGCCGAGCAGGTTCGCCATGGGAACGGCGGGGTCGAAGATCGCCGCACTGCGCACCGTGTCGCCGAAGTCGATGACGCCGGTGACGAAGTGATCGCTCCGTGGATCGACCACGATGTTGTAAGGGCTGAAGTCACCGTGGATCACTTGGGTTTCGAGATCATTCAGCCTCGGGACGACGTTTTCGCCGAAGAGCCGGAAGACCGATTGGGCCAACTGTCGGTGCCCGGGGCTGGGCGTGTGCTCGACCAGTTCGGTCATCTGGTGGAAATGGCGGATGTCCCATGCCAGACCTCGTCGGTCCGCCGGGTGCGTGAACGGCCTGAGCGCCACGTCGATCAGCCCCAGCATCTCGCCCGCCTGGGAGAGCCGCTCCGCGTCCGGGTTCGCATCTGCCAGGACCTGGCCTTCGACGAAGTGGAACACGCGCAGGATGCGGGTCCTGCCGTCGTTCAGCCTGATCGTGACATGGTCGTCCGCGTCGGCGGTCAGCTTCACCCGCTGGACGGGCAGGTGCGCAGCGGTGGTTTCGAGGTAGCGCATCGCTGCGGTCTGGAGGGCGACGACCGCCTCCGCCTCGTCAGGTGGTGAGACCTTCACGAGGTAGTTGCCCGAGTCGGTACTGAGCCTGAACGTGTCGTCCTTCTCGGTCGCCAGTCGCCCCAAGCGCCCGGTGAGGCGGTAGCGCTCCTCAAGGAGATTGCTCACCAGCAGCACGTCGATGGGCTCGTGGGACGACGTCAGGCCGCTCTCCTCGAGGAGCCGCTGAGCAAAGTTCGCAGCTGGTGAGGTGTTCATGGTCAGTTCCTTGGGCCGGCTCGTTACAGGCGGTTTTTCGCGACCTCGGCGAAGGTCTCAAGGAATCGCGTCACATCGGCGGAGTCGAAGGCCAGCGGAGGGCGGATCTTCAGCGTGTTCGCCGACGTGCCCGTGCCGCTGATCAGGGTGCGGCGGTCACGCATGTCGTTGATGACGTCTTCGGCAAGTGCGCGGTCTGGCTCGAGGGTCTGGCGGTCCTTGACGATCTCCACGCCGACGTAGAGACCGGAGCCGCGGACTTCGGCGACGTACGGGGAATCCTTGGTGATCTCCCGCAGCCCCGCGCGCAGAGCGTTGCCGTTCTCCAGGACGCGCTGCTGCACGTTCTCCTTCTCGAAGACGTCCAGCACCGCGGCGCCGGCGGCCACGGGGATCGAGCTGCCTCCGAAGGTGTTGAAGTAGCGGACGTTGCGTCCGAACTCCTCGCAGACCTCGGGGCGGAAGACCACACCCGAGATCGGCAGGCCGTTGCCCATCGGCTTGCCCATGGTCACGATGTCCGGCAGCACCCCGTGGCGGCTGAAGCCCCACATCGACTCCCCGAGCCGGGCGAATCCCGACTGGACCTCGTCCGCGATGTAGACACCGCCGGCCGCGTGCACCTCCTCCACCACGGCCTGCATGTAGCCAGGGGGGTCGGTGAAGATGCCGTCGCTGCTGTGGGCGCAGTCGGTGATCAGGGCCGCGAGCCGGTAGCCGTGGCGCTCGAGGTCGTCGATCGCGCCGCGCACCTGCTGCCGCATGTGCTCGGCGAGCGTCGATCCCGGCGCGACGAGGCGCGGGTCAGGAGCGTCGATGAGCCGGACGTTCGGGCCCAGCGGCGAGCCCGCGCCGAGGGTCGGTGAGAAGCTCGCCACCTCCCGGGTGATGCCGTGGTAGGCCCAGCGGGTGACGATGATGCCCTCGCCGCCGGTGTGGAATCGCGCCACCCGTACCGCCAGGTCGTTCGCCTCCGATCCGCTGCACGCGATGCTCAGCTTGGACAGCTCCTCGGGGAACGTCGAAAGAAGCCGCTCCGCGTAGTCGACCAGGGCTTCCTGGACGTAGCGCGTGTTGGTGTTGACCATCGCCATCTGGCGGGCGACGGCCTCGGCCACGTGGGGGTGGGCGTGCCCGACGCACGGGACGTTGTTGTACGCGTCCAGGTAGTCGTTGCCGTCACGGTCGATCAGGTGGGCGCCGTGACCGGAGACGAACTCGACCGGCTCCTTGTAGATGAGTGTGTAGCCAGGGCCCAGCACCTTGTTCCGGCGCTGGATGGTCTCTCGGAGGTGTTCGGGGAGCTCGCTCAGTACCCCGGGGTCGAACCGGTTGGGGTAGTGGGCGATTGCCCGACTCAGCGTCGAAGTCATCGGCACACCTTCAGTCTGTCCGGGGTTGCTCGCTGCGTTGGCCGAAACCATACCATCATTCATTCCAGTTCCAACCTGAAACTAAAAACTTTTTTCGCGGGATCTTCGAGGTCGCCGGCAGCCCGCTCCGCATGCCCGTGAGGGGCGTTTCACCACCCCCCGGGGGGGGGATCGTCCGAGGGTGACCGCCGGCCCGCTGCGGTGGGAAGGGGAGGGAGGGCGCCTGGCGACGCCACTACTTGGACCGATGCCCCCGCCGGGCTGGGCGGGGAGCAGAGCCGACCCGGACTGCTTGACTCGCCGAGCAAGGCTGTTGGGCTGCGGGGCTGTCGAGCCTCCGGGCCTTGGTGCAGCCGCGCGCCTCCTGCTTCGATGCTCTCCGTCGGCTTGCCGGCGCGGACGCCCGTGATGCCCTCGCGGCCCTCGGGCGCATCAAATCCGTCAGCAAGGGGACTCCGCGGTGTTCCCCGCGTGCGCCCTGCCGCGACTCCTACTTGACGATGTCCTTGAACTTGTAGAAGGCGCCGGCGAAGGGCAGGAACCAGGGCGGACCGAAGTGTCCCGGGATCCGCTTGAAGGGCAGGTCGTTCCAGGGGTTGGCGTCCGGGCTCCCGCTCATGTACTCGGCCATCTGCTTGCCCATGTGGGTGGCCATCTGCACGCCGTGACCGGAGTAGCCGAGTGAGTAGAACAGTCCGTCCTGTTCGCCGGCGTGCACCATGCGGTCCATGCTCATGTCGACCAGGCCGCCCCAGCAGTAGTCCACGCGGGCGTGGGTGAGCTGCGGGAAGACCTCGGTCATCGTCTTGTGCAGGATGCGTCCGCTCTTCTCGTCCGACTGCGGGTTGGACATGGCGAACCGGGCGCGGCCACCGAACAGCAGCCGGTGGTCCGGAGTGATCCGGAAGTAGTTCAGCAGGTTCATGCTGTTCGACGCCATCCGGCGGTTCGGCAGCAGCTGGTCGCAGACGTCCTTGCCCAGCGGTTCGGTCACGATGATGAAGCTGCCGACGGGCGCGATCCTCACCTGGTGCCAGCGGAACGGCCGGCTGGTGTAGCCGCTGGTCGCCACGAGCACCTGGCCGGCGCGGACGGTTCCGCGCGCGGTGACCAGCTCGTGCTTCGTGCCGCCCAGCCGCTCGACCTTCTCGACCGGTGCCTTCTCGTGGATGGTGACACCAAGACGCGCGGCGGCCTCGGCGAGCCCCCTGGTGAACTTGCCGGCGTGCAGCCCGGCGCTCCTGGCCTCGACCAGCGCGCCGTGGTAGCTGTCGGAGCCGATCTCGGAGTGGATCTCGCTCCTGGGGATCAGACGGGTCTCGAGCCCGAGCCGGCCGGACATGATCTCGTGGGTCTTGCGCAGGCCCTCGAAGTGGGCGGGCTTGGACGCCAGGTTCAGCTTGCCCGTGCGGGCGAAGTCGCAGTCGATGTTCTCGTCCGTGACGAGCTTCTCGAGGGTGTCGACCGCGTCGTGGTAGGTCATCAGATACCGCTTGGCGGTGTCGAAGCCGTAGCGGGAGATCGCGTCGCGGAAGCCGATCGACAAGCCCGTGGTGGCCATGCCGCCGTTGCGGCCCGACGCGCCGAAGCCGACCGTGTCCTTCTCGAAGACGTGCACGGAGGCTCCCTTGCGGGCCAGGTGAAGTGCCGCCGAGAGGCCGGTCAGGCCGGCTCCGATGATCGCCACCTCGACACTCCCACCGATCTCGGTCCGGGACCGGTCCGGACCCTGGGGAGCGGTGTCGAGCCAATAAGGGGTGAACTTCATGTCGCTGCTCTCTCCTGCCAGTGCCGTCCGCCGCCCTGGGTCAGGTGCGCGGGAGTGCTCGATGCCGGGCTCGAACCTTATCAGTATCAGTTCCAGCCTGAAACTAAAATGGTATGCTCGCCGCACACGGTCAAGTCGCCCCGCTTACAGCAGACAGTCAGTGGGTGGTCGACCCCGGCTTCCAGGCTTCGCCGCAACGCGACGATGCGCTCCTGGAGTGCTTCACGAACCCTGCGGAGTGCATGACAGATGAGTCGAGAACCGTCCGGCAAGGCAGAACACGCCGACACGGACCCCTACGAGCGCGGCCGGGCGGGAGGGACGGATCCGTCGGAACACCCGGTTCTCACCGCGTCGAAACCCTTGGACGTACCGCCCAGACCGGTCCCAGACCGATCGGCGTACCGCGCTCGCTATGGTCATCACGTGACCAACCCGACCTCTCGCGACTACAACAAGGCATCAGTCCTCGACGTGGTCCTCTCCCACGCGCCCTTGACGCGGAACCAGCTGATCGAGCTGACGGGCCTGAGCAAGGCCACGGTGTCCAGAGCGGTGGAGGAGCTCCGTGCCGACGGCTTCGTCGTCGACGGCGGGGTCGACGAGATCACCGGCCGCGGCCGCCGCTCCACCTATCTGGACCTGCCCGGCACGACCGGTCACGTCGCCGGAGTCAGCTTCGGTGCCCAGACCACCGGTGTTCTGGTGACCGATCTGAGGGGGCGGGAGATCCAGCACGTGACGGTTCCCACCGCCGATCACCAGGAGGTCGAGGACGCCGCGAGATGGCTGGTCGACCTCATCGAGAGGGCCGCCCGGTCTGCGCAGGGTCCTCTGCGGCAGATCGTCGCCGCGGTGCCCGGCCGGGTCCGCAACGGCACGGAGATCTTCGGCCCCGCGGAGTCGATGAAAATCTTCGCGGGCTCCGGCCTCCACCGAGCCGTCGAGAACCTGGTCGAGGCCCCCGTGCTCCTCGACAGCGATGCCAATGCGTCCCTGCTCGGAATCCTCACCGACGACGCAACGATCAGGAACGCCGCGCTCTTCAGCGTCAGCACCATACTGAACTTCGCCAGCTGCACGGATCACGAGCTCGCCCGGGGAAGTACCCCCACCTTCGGCGACATCGGCGTGCTCTCCTCGGGAGCCGGCGACGAGAACCTCGACGAGCTGCTGAGCACCCGGGGTCTCCTCCGGTTCGCTCGCAAGCGGGGACTCGACCTGGAGCGCATCGAGGATCTCTGGCTGCAGCCGCACACCGAAGCGCCGCCCAACGAGGCGCCGCACGCCGAAGTGCTGCAGGCGTTCACCACCGCGATCGTGACCGCTGTCAGCGTCGTCGCGGTGACGCTCGACCCGGAGTCGGTCTACTTCGTGGGCCGGCTGCGTCCGCTCGTCGACGTCGTCCTTCCCCAGGTGCGCGAGCGGCTCGACCAGAACCTTCCCGCGGTGCCGGAGATCAGGACGGGTCCGCATCAGATCGGCCTGTCGACGGCACAAGGAGCGGTCTACGCGTGCTTGACGATCGCTCAGGAACGGCTGCGAGACGCCGTGCTCAGTGCGCGGCGCCGGAGTCAGGCCGCCGGGCAGGCAGCACCGGCCTTCTGAGTCGCTCGGCACGCGACGACCCGGGTTCCACACCGCCGTTGGAGTGCGCGGTTCCCGCGGCCCGGAAAGACGCGCACCCCCGGTGGACCGTACACCGGGGGTGCCCGTCTGCCCGTGGGTCAGAACCCGGCGATCGGGTTCTTCAGGTTGCCGACCAGCTGGAGGGCGCCGGACGGGTCCGACAGGTCGACCATCTGCTCGTTGTTGCGGAGCTGGAGGCGGTTGAGGCAGGACAGCGCGAACTCGGGGGCGAACATGTCGTACTGCTTGAACCTGTCGGCGAGTTCGGGCATCGAGTCCTGGTAGGCGCGGGTGACCTCCGCGACCGTGCGCCAGAAGTCGTCCTCCTCCAGGATGCCCTCGGAGGCGAGGTTCGCCGCGAGGAAGCGGAAGAAGCAGTCGAAGACGTCCGTGAAGATCGACAGGAGTTTCTTGTCCTCCGGGACCTCCACGCGCAGCCGCTCCACCGCCGGCGGCAGTACCGCGTCCGGGTCCATGACGGCGATCTCCTCGGCGATGTCCTTGTAGATCGCGCGCTGCACGACCCCGTCCTTCAGCACGAGGATGACGTTCTCGCCGTGCGGCATGAAGACCAGGTCGTAGGCGTAGAAGCTGTGCAGGAGGGGCGTGAAGTACGCGCGGAGGTAGCGGCGCAGCCACTCCTTCGGGGCGAGGCCCGACTGCTCGATCAGCGCGCCCGCGACCGACGCCCCCTCGTGGTCGACATGGACCAGGGACGCCATCGTGGCCAGGGACTCGCCGTCCTTCAGGGACGGCACCGGGCTCTCCCGCCACAGCGCGGCGAGCATCTTGCGGTACGGCGAGTAGCGGTCCGTCGCCTGCTCGTACTCCAGGTGCCGGTAACCGACGGCGGCACGCTCCCGGATGATCGACAGGCCGGTCGACTTCAGGACCGCGTCGTTGTCGATGAGCTGGGCCAGCCAGTCGTTGATCGCGGGCGTGGCCTCCATGTAGGCGGCCGACAGCCCGCGCATGAAGCCCATGTTGATGACGGACAGGGCCGTCTTCACGTAGTGCTTCTCGGGGCTGGACCGGTTGAAGAAGGTCCGGATCGACTGCTGGGCCAGGTACTCGTCGTCGCCCTCGCCCAGGCACACCAGGTGCTTCCTTGCGACCTCGGCGGCGAAGGTGACGGTGAGCTTGTTCCACCACTGCCAGGGGTGGACGGGGATGAGGAGGTAGTCCGCCGGGTCCAGGTCCTGGTCGCGCAGGACGCCGTGGAAGCGCTCGACGGTCTCCGCGCCCAGTTCCTCGCGCAGGAAAGACTCGTACTCGACTCCCACACCGGCCGTGAACGCGGCGCGCGAGCGGTGTGCCGCGAGCCAGACGAGCCGGACCGGGCTCGCCGTCTCCGGCGCGTACGACAGGTACTCGTGGATGCCGAAGCCGAGCCGGCCGTTGTTGGCCACGAAGCAGGGGTGGCCCTCGGTCATGCCGGTCTCGATGGTCTGGAAGTCGCCGCGCGCGAGCTCGGCGGCCGTGATCCGCGGCTTGGTGAGTTTGTAGCAGGTGCCCGAGAGGGTGGAGGAGATCTCCTCCAGGTAGACGGGCAGGATGTCGTCGCTCAGGCCCAGGGACTTCTGCATCTCGATGAAGAAGTCCAGGGCGGCGAGCGGGAGTTCGGCGCCGTTCCGGTGGCGGGTGATCGACTCGGCGTCGACCTGCCAGTGGTCGAGGGCGCGGAGCGTGGCCGTGAAGGTGTACCGGGTCTGGCCGTCGTCGCTGCGGACGACGTAACCGTCCCCGTCCTGCTCGGGGGTGATCAGGCGCTCGTGCGCGAACTCGGCGAGGGCCTTGCGGATCAGGAGGCGGTTGGCCCGCGCCCAGCGGTGGGGGGACAGGTGCGCTACGGCGTCGGACAGGGTCATACGGCTACTCCTCGGGCGGCCAGGAACTGTTCGCGCGTGCAGAAACTCAGCAGCGCGCGCTTCTCCGGCTTGTCGATCTCGCGCTCGGGCACGAAGCCCACGGCCTCGTTCAGCGCGTGCACGGCCTTGTTGTTCACGTCGGGTTCCACGACGACCCGCCGGGTGCGCGGGTCGGCGAACAGCTCGTCCATCACGGCGGTGATGACGGCCCGGGTGAAGCCGTGGATCGGCCGGTCGGTCGGCGCGACCAGGAAGTGCATGCCGACGTCCCCGGGCTCCGGGTCGTACAGCCCGGTCAACTCGACGTAGCGGGGGTCGTACCTCTCCATCAGGAACGCCGGCCGGCCCTCGTGCAGACCGAGGTGGGCGTGGTGGTGCTCGTGCGCCGCGATCCGCATGTACTCGCGCTCGACGTCCTGGAGCCGGGCGTCCTGCATCATCCAGTAGGCCGCCTTGGGGTGGGTGACCCAGGAGTGCAGCAGCTCGGCGTCCTTCAGGGGGTCGACGGGGCGCAGGGTGAACGTGCCGATGCCGGTGGTGCTCATACGGAGAACTCCTGGAACGCGATCGTCTTCTCGACGGGGTAGTACTCGGTGCCGAGCAGCTCGCGGATGATGTACGCGTTCCGGTACGGGCCCATGCCCAGGTCGGGGCTGGTGATGCTGTGGGTGTGGACGCCGGCGTTCTGGAGGAAGATCCCCCGGCCGGTGACGTCGATGGCGTAGTTGCGGGCGACGTCGAAGTTGCCCCTGGAGTCGTAGACCAGGCGGTCGCGGACGGGCTTCAGGAACTCCGGCTCGGCGTACCGGTAGCCCGTGGCCAGGACCAGGCCCTCGGAGGTCAGCTCGAAGTCCCTCTCCTGCTCCTCCTGGCGGAAGCCGAGCGTGTACGTGCCGTTCTCGTACGTCGCGCTGGTCAGCGAGGAGTTGGTGAGCAGCCGCGTGGGCACGGGACCGCCGAGGTTCTTCTGGTAGAGCAGGTCGAAGATCTCGTTGATCAGGTCGCCGTCGATGCCCTTGAACAGGCCCTTCTGCTCGGCCGTGAGGCGGTAGCGGGTGGCCTCGGGCAGTTCGCGGAAGTAGTCGACGTACTCCGGCGACGTCATCTCCAGCGTGAGCTTGGTGTACTCCAGCGGGAAGAAGCGCGGGGAGCGGGTGACCCAGTTCAGCCGGTAGCCGTGGACGTCGATCTCGCTGAGCAGGTCGTAGTAGATCTCGGCGGCCGACTGGCCGGAGCCGACGAGCGTGATCGAGTCCTTCTTCTGCAGCTCCGCCTTGTGGCTCAGGTAGCGGGAGTTGTGGATGAAGTCGCCGCCCAGGTTCTGGCAGGCCGCGGGGATGTGGGGCGGGGTGCCCGTGCCGAGGACGAGGTGACGGGCGCGGAAGGCCTCTCCGGTCTCGGTCCGCACGACGTAGACGTCGTCCTCGTGGCGGACTTCCGTCACCGTCGTGCCGAAGCGGATGCTGCTCAGCTGGTTCGCTGCCCAGCGGCAGTAGTCGTCGTACTCGACGCGCAGCGGGTAGAAGTTCTCGCGGATGTAGAACGAGTAGAGCCGGCCCTTCTCCTTCAGGTAGTTCAGGAAGGAGTACGGGGACGTCGGGTCGGCGAGGGTGACCAGGTCCGACATGAACGGGGTCTGGAGGTGGGCGCCGTCGAGGAACATCCCCGCGTGCCACTCGAAGTCGGGCTTCGACTCCAGGAAGACGCCGTCGAGTTCGTCGATCGGTTCGGTGAGGCAGGCCAGGCCGAGGTTGAAGGGGCCGAGCCCGATGCCCACGAAGTCATGGATTCTGTTCGGGTTTTCAGGACGCGCGGTCAAGGGACTCTCCCAGGTACTGCTCGGCGTGGCCGGCGATCAGATCGAGGACGGCGGCGATGTCGGACGCCTGCGTCTCGGGGTTGAGCAGGGTGAACTTCAGATAGTGGCGGGCGCCGACCTTGGTGCCCGCGACGATGGCGTCGCCCGAGGCGAACAGGGCCTTGCGGGCGTAGAGGTTGGCGCGGTCGATCTCGGCGGGGTCGGTGACGGACGCCGGGATGTAGCGGAAGACCAGGGTGGACAGGCTCGGCTCCACGACGACGTCGAAGCGCGGGTCGGCCGCGAGCAGCTTCCAGCCCTCCCGGGCCAGCTCGCACACCTCGTCGAAGAGCTGCCCGATGCCGTCGGCGCCCATGGTCCTCAGGGTCATCCACAGCTTGAGGGCGTCGAAGCGGCGGGTGGTCTGCAGGGACTTGTCCACCTGGTTGGGGATACGTTCCTGCACCATGCGGCGCGGGTTCAGGTACTCGGCGTGGTAGGTGGCGTGCCGGAGGGTGGCCGCGTCGCGGACCAGCACCGCGGACGAACTCACCGGCTGGAAGAAGGACTTGTGGTAGTCCACGGTGACGGAGTCGGCGCGCTCGATGCCGTTCAGCCGGTCCCGGTGCTTCAGGGAGGCGAGCAGGCCGCAGCCGTAGGCGGCGTCGACGTGCATCCAGGTGCCGAACTGCTCGCAGAGCTCGGCGATCTCGGGCAGCGGATCGATCGAGCCGAAGTCGGTGGTGCCGGCGGTGGCGACGACGGCCATGGGGACGAGGCCGTCCTGCTTGCAGCGCTCCAGCTCGCGGGCGAGGGCGACGGTCTGCAGGCGCTTGTCGTGGTCGACGGGTACGGAGACCACGGCGTCCTGGCCCAGGCCCAGTAGTTTGGCCGACTTCTGCACGCTGAAGTGGCTGACCTCGGAGGCGAAGATGCGCAGTTTCGCCAGCGTGTCGGTCTTGGCCTCCTCACGCGCGAGCAGCAACGCCTGGAGGTTGGACTGCGTGCCGCCGGAGGTGAACACGCCGTCGGCGGCGGGGCCGAGGCCGATGCGCTCGGTCGTCCAGTCGATCAGTTTGCGCTCGATCAGGGTGCCGCCGGCCGACTGGTCCCAGGTGTCGAGGGAGGAGTTGACGGCGGACAGGACGGCCTCGCCGAGCACGGCCGGGATGACGACCGGGCAGTTGAGGTGGGCCAGGTAGCGGGGGTGGTGGAAGTAGACCGCGTCCCGGAGGTAGACGTCCTCCAGTTCGTCGAGCACCGCGGCGGTGTCGTGCAGCGGCTTGTCGAGGTCGATCGCGTCGATGGCGGGAGCCAGGGCGTCGACGGTGACCCCGGTGAACGGCCGTTCGGTGGTGGCGATTTTGGCGGCCACCCGCTCGACTCCGTCGGTCACGGAGCGGCGGTACTGCTCCGCGGTGGTGTCGTTGAGCAGGTGCGAGCGCATGTAGGGGTCCTCCGGTGGGGACAGTCCGGTGCGGGACAGGGCGGGCTGGAACCGCCGATTCAATCAACTTAGGCAAGCCTAACCTAAGTTGTTTGGCTGAAGATCGGGCCCTGCCGTGACTGTGGTCACTCGTGTCACATGGGTTGGGGAAAGGGGGTGGAGGGCTGAGGCTATTCCTCGGCCCTCAACTGCTCCTCGCTCACGCCGCGGCGCCAGTAGCCGACGAACGTGACCCGGCGGCGGTCGATGCCGCGCTCGCGCACGAAGTGCCGGCGCAGTTGCTTCACGCAGCCGGACTCCCCCGCGATCCAGACGTACGGCCGCTGGGCCGGCGGTAGTCGGGCCTCTCGCAGGGTGTCGAGGACCATGGCGGAGCCCTGGGCACCCTTCTCTTCTCTCACGAGCCAGGTGATCTCGGCGTCGGCCTCGGTCGCCAGGTCCTGGATGTCCCCGGCGTGCGGCACCTCCAGCCAGACCCGGGCACGGGTGCCGGCCGGCAGCGACTCGACGATGGCCGAGGCGGCGGGGACGGCGGTCTCGTCGCCCCAGACGACCACGAGGTCGGTGTCCTCGGGCGGCCGGAAGCGGATCGCCCGGTTGTCGGCGACGGCCGGGCCGAGCAGCAGCACCCGGTCGCCGACGGCGGCCCGGGCGGCCCAGCGGGAGGCGGGGCCGGCCTGGACCGAGGCGCCCGGCTCGATGCCGTGCAGGGCGAAGTCGATGTCGATCTCGTCCGGGCCGCGGCGCAGCGCCCGCAGGGTGTACGACCGCATCACGGCCCGTACGTCGTCCGGCAGTTCACGCCAACCCTGCCACCAGCCGTCCCCGAGCTCGAGCGGCACGACCGGCTCGGGCTGTCCGGGGTGGGGCAGGAACAGCGACAGCGACTGGTCACGCCCGTCGGAGTGGAAGGCGTGCAGATCGGGCCCGCCGAAGGTGACACGGACCAGGGACGGACCGAGCCGCCTCGTCCGCACGACCTGGAGCGAGAAGAAACGGAACGGGGCGGCTACGGCGGTGGTCATAGAAGCTCCTGAGTCATGGTCAGGGGGCTGGGCGACTTGCCCAGGGGCGCGGGGAACTGCGCGACAGGCCACAACG from Streptomyces chartreusis NRRL 3882 harbors:
- a CDS encoding phosphotransferase, with product MLLVSNLLEERYRLTGRLGRLATEKDDTFRLSTDSGNYLVKVSPPDEAEAVVALQTAAMRYLETTAAHLPVQRVKLTADADDHVTIRLNDGRTRILRVFHFVEGQVLADANPDAERLSQAGEMLGLIDVALRPFTHPADRRGLAWDIRHFHQMTELVEHTPSPGHRQLAQSVFRLFGENVVPRLNDLETQVIHGDFSPYNIVVDPRSDHFVTGVIDFGDTVRSAAIFDPAVPMANLLGRTPDHPWRDACAFAAGYQLKRPIQASELPLLPIAALARLTLRALITNWRAERAPERREYLLGHAKDDWINVERSLTVSLDDVVAHLREARHGHS
- a CDS encoding aspartate aminotransferase family protein, producing the protein MTSTLSRAIAHYPNRFDPGVLSELPEHLRETIQRRNKVLGPGYTLIYKEPVEFVSGHGAHLIDRDGNDYLDAYNNVPCVGHAHPHVAEAVARQMAMVNTNTRYVQEALVDYAERLLSTFPEELSKLSIACSGSEANDLAVRVARFHTGGEGIIVTRWAYHGITREVASFSPTLGAGSPLGPNVRLIDAPDPRLVAPGSTLAEHMRQQVRGAIDDLERHGYRLAALITDCAHSSDGIFTDPPGYMQAVVEEVHAAGGVYIADEVQSGFARLGESMWGFSRHGVLPDIVTMGKPMGNGLPISGVVFRPEVCEEFGRNVRYFNTFGGSSIPVAAGAAVLDVFEKENVQQRVLENGNALRAGLREITKDSPYVAEVRGSGLYVGVEIVKDRQTLEPDRALAEDVINDMRDRRTLISGTGTSANTLKIRPPLAFDSADVTRFLETFAEVAKNRL
- a CDS encoding NAD(P)/FAD-dependent oxidoreductase; this encodes MKFTPYWLDTAPQGPDRSRTEIGGSVEVAIIGAGLTGLSAALHLARKGASVHVFEKDTVGFGASGRNGGMATTGLSIGFRDAISRYGFDTAKRYLMTYHDAVDTLEKLVTDENIDCDFARTGKLNLASKPAHFEGLRKTHEIMSGRLGLETRLIPRSEIHSEIGSDSYHGALVEARSAGLHAGKFTRGLAEAAARLGVTIHEKAPVEKVERLGGTKHELVTARGTVRAGQVLVATSGYTSRPFRWHQVRIAPVGSFIIVTEPLGKDVCDQLLPNRRMASNSMNLLNYFRITPDHRLLFGGRARFAMSNPQSDEKSGRILHKTMTEVFPQLTHARVDYCWGGLVDMSMDRMVHAGEQDGLFYSLGYSGHGVQMATHMGKQMAEYMSGSPDANPWNDLPFKRIPGHFGPPWFLPFAGAFYKFKDIVK
- a CDS encoding ROK family transcriptional regulator, with protein sequence MTNPTSRDYNKASVLDVVLSHAPLTRNQLIELTGLSKATVSRAVEELRADGFVVDGGVDEITGRGRRSTYLDLPGTTGHVAGVSFGAQTTGVLVTDLRGREIQHVTVPTADHQEVEDAARWLVDLIERAARSAQGPLRQIVAAVPGRVRNGTEIFGPAESMKIFAGSGLHRAVENLVEAPVLLDSDANASLLGILTDDATIRNAALFSVSTILNFASCTDHELARGSTPTFGDIGVLSSGAGDENLDELLSTRGLLRFARKRGLDLERIEDLWLQPHTEAPPNEAPHAEVLQAFTTAIVTAVSVVAVTLDPESVYFVGRLRPLVDVVLPQVRERLDQNLPAVPEIRTGPHQIGLSTAQGAVYACLTIAQERLRDAVLSARRRSQAAGQAAPAF
- a CDS encoding IucA/IucC family protein, which encodes MTLSDAVAHLSPHRWARANRLLIRKALAEFAHERLITPEQDGDGYVVRSDDGQTRYTFTATLRALDHWQVDAESITRHRNGAELPLAALDFFIEMQKSLGLSDDILPVYLEEISSTLSGTCYKLTKPRITAAELARGDFQTIETGMTEGHPCFVANNGRLGFGIHEYLSYAPETASPVRLVWLAAHRSRAAFTAGVGVEYESFLREELGAETVERFHGVLRDQDLDPADYLLIPVHPWQWWNKLTVTFAAEVARKHLVCLGEGDDEYLAQQSIRTFFNRSSPEKHYVKTALSVINMGFMRGLSAAYMEATPAINDWLAQLIDNDAVLKSTGLSIIRERAAVGYRHLEYEQATDRYSPYRKMLAALWRESPVPSLKDGESLATMASLVHVDHEGASVAGALIEQSGLAPKEWLRRYLRAYFTPLLHSFYAYDLVFMPHGENVILVLKDGVVQRAIYKDIAEEIAVMDPDAVLPPAVERLRVEVPEDKKLLSIFTDVFDCFFRFLAANLASEGILEEDDFWRTVAEVTRAYQDSMPELADRFKQYDMFAPEFALSCLNRLQLRNNEQMVDLSDPSGALQLVGNLKNPIAGF
- a CDS encoding GNAT family N-acetyltransferase, which gives rise to MSTTGIGTFTLRPVDPLKDAELLHSWVTHPKAAYWMMQDARLQDVEREYMRIAAHEHHHAHLGLHEGRPAFLMERYDPRYVELTGLYDPEPGDVGMHFLVAPTDRPIHGFTRAVITAVMDELFADPRTRRVVVEPDVNNKAVHALNEAVGFVPEREIDKPEKRALLSFCTREQFLAARGVAV
- a CDS encoding lysine N(6)-hydroxylase/L-ornithine N(5)-oxygenase family protein — protein: MTARPENPNRIHDFVGIGLGPFNLGLACLTEPIDELDGVFLESKPDFEWHAGMFLDGAHLQTPFMSDLVTLADPTSPYSFLNYLKEKGRLYSFYIRENFYPLRVEYDDYCRWAANQLSSIRFGTTVTEVRHEDDVYVVRTETGEAFRARHLVLGTGTPPHIPAACQNLGGDFIHNSRYLSHKAELQKKDSITLVGSGQSAAEIYYDLLSEIDVHGYRLNWVTRSPRFFPLEYTKLTLEMTSPEYVDYFRELPEATRYRLTAEQKGLFKGIDGDLINEIFDLLYQKNLGGPVPTRLLTNSSLTSATYENGTYTLGFRQEEQERDFELTSEGLVLATGYRYAEPEFLKPVRDRLVYDSRGNFDVARNYAIDVTGRGIFLQNAGVHTHSITSPDLGMGPYRNAYIIRELLGTEYYPVEKTIAFQEFSV
- the desA gene encoding lysine decarboxylase DesA — protein: MRSHLLNDTTAEQYRRSVTDGVERVAAKIATTERPFTGVTVDALAPAIDAIDLDKPLHDTAAVLDELEDVYLRDAVYFHHPRYLAHLNCPVVIPAVLGEAVLSAVNSSLDTWDQSAGGTLIERKLIDWTTERIGLGPAADGVFTSGGTQSNLQALLLAREEAKTDTLAKLRIFASEVSHFSVQKSAKLLGLGQDAVVSVPVDHDKRLQTVALARELERCKQDGLVPMAVVATAGTTDFGSIDPLPEIAELCEQFGTWMHVDAAYGCGLLASLKHRDRLNGIERADSVTVDYHKSFFQPVSSSAVLVRDAATLRHATYHAEYLNPRRMVQERIPNQVDKSLQTTRRFDALKLWMTLRTMGADGIGQLFDEVCELAREGWKLLAADPRFDVVVEPSLSTLVFRYIPASVTDPAEIDRANLYARKALFASGDAIVAGTKVGARHYLKFTLLNPETQASDIAAVLDLIAGHAEQYLGESLDRAS
- a CDS encoding siderophore-interacting protein; the encoded protein is MTTAVAAPFRFFSLQVVRTRRLGPSLVRVTFGGPDLHAFHSDGRDQSLSLFLPHPGQPEPVVPLELGDGWWQGWRELPDDVRAVMRSYTLRALRRGPDEIDIDFALHGIEPGASVQAGPASRWAARAAVGDRVLLLGPAVADNRAIRFRPPEDTDLVVVWGDETAVPAASAIVESLPAGTRARVWLEVPHAGDIQDLATEADAEITWLVREEKGAQGSAMVLDTLREARLPPAQRPYVWIAGESGCVKQLRRHFVRERGIDRRRVTFVGYWRRGVSEEQLRAEE